In Ensifer canadensis, a genomic segment contains:
- the ffh gene encoding signal recognition particle protein codes for MFESLQDRLGSILNGLTGRGALSEADVSAALREVRRALLEADVALDVVRSFTEKVREKAVGAEILKSIKPGQMVVKLVHDELVEMLGSEGVTIDLNAPAPVVIMMVGLQGSGKTTTTGKIASRMKTRDKKKVLMASLDTRRPAAQEQLRQLGVQAGVDTLPIIAGQSPTDIAARAVQAAKLGGHDIVILDTAGRTHIDEPLMIEMAEIKRKSNPHEILLVADALTGQDAVNLARNFDERVGITGLVLTRMDGDGRGGAALSMRAVTGKPIKLIGVGEKMGELEEFHPRRVADRILGMGDIISLVEKAAENIDAEKAAAMAAKMAKGKFDLNDLADQLRQMQKMGGMGGIMGLMPGMAGMKDKMASAGLDDKLFGRQIAIISSMTRAERANPDMLKHSRKKRIAAGSGTDAADINKLLKMHRQMADMMKMMGGKGKGGMMKQMMGGLASKMGLGGLGGGGMPDLSSLDPKQLEALQKQAEAAGLKPGGMPGLGGGGLPGLGGAKLPGLGGFPGLPGLPKKK; via the coding sequence ATGTTCGAGAGCCTCCAGGACCGCCTTGGTTCCATATTGAATGGACTGACCGGCCGCGGCGCATTGTCGGAAGCAGATGTTTCCGCGGCGCTTCGCGAGGTTCGCCGTGCGTTGCTCGAAGCCGATGTCGCCCTCGACGTCGTGCGCTCCTTTACTGAAAAGGTTCGCGAGAAGGCCGTTGGCGCCGAGATCCTGAAATCGATCAAGCCCGGGCAGATGGTCGTCAAGCTCGTCCATGACGAGCTGGTCGAGATGCTGGGCTCCGAGGGCGTCACTATCGACCTCAATGCGCCGGCACCGGTCGTCATCATGATGGTCGGTCTGCAGGGCTCGGGCAAGACGACGACCACCGGCAAGATCGCCAGCCGGATGAAGACGCGGGACAAAAAGAAGGTCCTGATGGCTTCGCTCGACACCCGTCGTCCGGCCGCCCAGGAGCAGCTTCGCCAGCTCGGCGTTCAGGCCGGCGTCGATACGCTGCCAATCATCGCCGGCCAGTCGCCGACCGATATCGCCGCGCGCGCCGTGCAGGCCGCCAAGCTCGGCGGCCACGACATCGTCATCCTCGACACCGCCGGCCGTACGCATATCGACGAGCCGCTGATGATCGAGATGGCGGAAATCAAGCGGAAGTCCAATCCGCATGAGATCCTGCTGGTCGCCGATGCGCTGACCGGTCAGGATGCCGTCAACCTCGCCCGCAACTTCGACGAACGCGTCGGCATCACCGGCCTCGTGCTCACCCGTATGGACGGCGACGGCCGCGGCGGTGCAGCACTTTCGATGCGCGCCGTTACCGGCAAGCCGATCAAGCTCATCGGCGTCGGCGAAAAGATGGGCGAACTCGAAGAGTTCCATCCGCGCCGCGTTGCCGACCGTATCCTCGGCATGGGCGACATCATCTCGCTGGTCGAAAAGGCTGCCGAGAACATCGACGCCGAAAAGGCGGCCGCAATGGCCGCCAAGATGGCCAAGGGCAAGTTCGACCTGAACGACCTCGCCGACCAATTGCGTCAGATGCAGAAGATGGGCGGCATGGGCGGTATCATGGGCCTGATGCCCGGCATGGCCGGCATGAAGGACAAGATGGCCTCGGCCGGTCTCGACGACAAGCTGTTCGGACGCCAGATCGCCATCATCTCCTCGATGACCAGGGCCGAGCGCGCCAACCCGGACATGCTGAAGCATTCCCGCAAGAAGCGCATCGCCGCCGGTTCCGGCACCGATGCTGCCGACATCAACAAGCTTCTGAAGATGCACCGCCAGATGGCGGACATGATGAAGATGATGGGCGGCAAGGGCAAAGGCGGCATGATGAAGCAGATGATGGGCGGCCTTGCCAGCAAGATGGGCCTCGGCGGCCTTGGTGGCGGCGGCATGCCCGATCTGTCGAGCCTCGACCCCAAGCAGCTCGAAGCGTTGCAGAAGCAGGCGGAAGCAGCCGGCCTCAAGCCCGGCGGCATGCCGGGCCTTGGCGGCGGCGGCCTGCCCGGTCTCGGCGGCGCCAAGCTTCCGGGCCTTGGCGGTTTCCCCGGCCTTCCGGGCCTACC
- a CDS encoding MarR family winged helix-turn-helix transcriptional regulator, whose translation MLVRFDKQERLYKAIKLVRPIHLNVHRSIEHMLEGSGISVAERAVLELLCVEPLTVPEAARRLSMKRQFVLRVVVGLLEKGLLEKQPNPEHRRAYFCAPSVVGRDLFEAIHRRELELLHAVLGDINQTEVVAALRVMTRVATAFDELARELGAADDKEGS comes from the coding sequence ATGCTGGTTCGCTTCGACAAACAGGAACGTCTGTACAAGGCCATCAAACTGGTCCGGCCGATCCATCTCAATGTGCATCGTTCGATCGAGCACATGCTGGAAGGTTCGGGCATATCCGTCGCCGAAAGGGCGGTGCTCGAGCTTCTCTGCGTGGAGCCATTGACAGTGCCGGAGGCGGCGCGGCGGTTGTCGATGAAACGGCAGTTCGTGCTGCGCGTCGTCGTCGGACTGCTGGAAAAGGGACTTCTGGAAAAGCAACCCAACCCGGAACATCGACGCGCCTATTTCTGTGCGCCGAGCGTTGTCGGTCGCGACCTGTTCGAGGCCATCCACCGGCGCGAACTCGAATTGCTGCACGCGGTTCTGGGCGATATCAACCAGACCGAAGTGGTTGCGGCACTCAGGGTCATGACCCGCGTCGCGACGGCGTTCGATGAGCTGGCACGTGAACTTGGCGCAGCGGATGACAAGGAAGGCTCTTGA
- a CDS encoding MBL fold metallo-hydrolase produces MPKVNPYYRGPASDHFDGTRFFNPNGRQPRGMGDLLRWQLGRGKVRWPTHYPSPFQQAKPDLSIEADRLRVTMIGHASLLIQVHGFNILTDPVWAHRVSPFSFVGPARRNAPGIEMDDLPPIDLVLVTHNHYDHLDLDTLAALNEEHSPLIVTPLGNDTIIRRAVPDATISVLDWGDRLDLEDELVIHAEPCHHWSARGSGDRRMALWAAFVIETPVGKIYHVGDTGFHGGINYRAAREKHGGFRLANLPFGAYEPRWFMQDHHQNPEEAVQGMIDCAADHVAGHHWGTFRLTDEGVDAPVKALEQALDEAEIARTRFRAMRPGEIFDVPPSSSTRQ; encoded by the coding sequence ATGCCGAAGGTCAATCCTTATTATCGGGGGCCCGCCTCCGACCACTTCGACGGAACGCGGTTCTTCAACCCCAATGGCCGGCAGCCGCGGGGCATGGGCGACCTTCTGCGCTGGCAGCTCGGTCGAGGCAAGGTGAGGTGGCCGACGCATTATCCAAGCCCGTTTCAGCAGGCAAAGCCGGATCTGAGCATCGAGGCCGACCGCCTGCGGGTGACGATGATCGGCCACGCGAGCCTTTTGATCCAGGTGCATGGCTTCAACATACTGACCGACCCGGTCTGGGCACACAGGGTGAGCCCGTTTTCCTTCGTCGGCCCAGCACGGCGCAATGCGCCAGGCATCGAGATGGACGATCTGCCGCCGATCGACCTCGTGCTCGTCACCCACAACCACTACGACCATCTCGATCTCGATACGCTGGCAGCCCTCAACGAAGAGCACAGTCCGCTGATCGTCACGCCGCTCGGCAACGACACAATCATCCGCCGCGCCGTGCCGGACGCGACCATATCCGTTCTCGACTGGGGCGACCGGCTGGACCTTGAAGACGAACTGGTGATCCATGCCGAGCCCTGCCATCACTGGTCGGCGCGCGGCTCCGGCGATCGCCGCATGGCGCTCTGGGCGGCCTTCGTCATCGAAACCCCTGTTGGCAAGATTTACCACGTCGGCGACACCGGCTTTCACGGCGGCATCAACTATCGCGCCGCCCGCGAAAAACATGGCGGCTTCCGCCTCGCCAACCTGCCCTTCGGCGCCTACGAGCCGCGCTGGTTCATGCAGGATCATCACCAGAACCCGGAAGAGGCGGTGCAGGGCATGATCGACTGCGCCGCCGACCACGTGGCTGGGCACCACTGGGGAACCTTCCGCTTGACCGATGAAGGCGTCGATGCACCGGTCAAGGCGCTCGAACAGGCGCTTGACGAGGCCGAGATTGCCCGCACGCGCTTCAGGGCCATGCGCCCGGGCGAAATCTTCGATGTGCCGCCTTCGTCGTCGACGCGCCAATGA
- the dapF gene encoding diaminopimelate epimerase, translated as MVDNVQFARMNGLGNKILVVDMRGRRDRVTPQAAISLNADPATAFDQIMAIHDPKAAGTDAWIDIVNSDGSMAQACGNGTRCVVQALAAETGKKAFLFHTVAGLLEAKEHDDGTISVDMGSPRFGWDEIPLSEEFHDTRRIELQIGPIDNPVLHSPSVASMGNPHAIFWVDNDVWSYDLERFGPLLENHPMFPERANISIARVLSRNELDLRTWERGAGLTLACGSAACAAAVSAARTDRTDRRVIVNVPGGPLSIEWREADDHVVMTGPAEWEWSGTVDPATGAWQRDETQPGTAEARAL; from the coding sequence ATGGTCGACAACGTGCAATTTGCCAGAATGAACGGGCTTGGAAACAAGATCCTGGTCGTCGACATGCGCGGCCGCCGCGACCGCGTGACGCCGCAGGCTGCCATATCGCTCAACGCCGATCCGGCCACCGCCTTCGACCAGATCATGGCGATCCACGATCCGAAGGCCGCCGGCACCGACGCGTGGATCGATATCGTCAATTCCGACGGCTCGATGGCCCAGGCCTGCGGTAACGGCACGCGCTGCGTCGTCCAGGCGCTTGCCGCCGAAACCGGTAAGAAGGCCTTTCTCTTCCATACGGTTGCTGGCCTGCTCGAAGCCAAGGAGCACGACGACGGCACGATCTCCGTCGACATGGGAAGCCCGCGCTTCGGCTGGGACGAAATCCCGCTGTCGGAAGAGTTTCACGACACGCGCCGGATCGAGCTGCAGATCGGCCCGATCGACAATCCCGTGCTGCATTCGCCGTCGGTTGCCTCGATGGGCAATCCGCACGCGATCTTCTGGGTCGACAACGACGTCTGGTCCTATGACCTCGAACGCTTCGGGCCGCTGCTCGAAAACCACCCGATGTTCCCGGAGCGGGCCAACATCTCGATTGCGCGCGTGCTTTCGCGAAATGAACTGGACCTCAGAACCTGGGAACGCGGGGCCGGCCTGACGCTTGCCTGCGGTTCTGCTGCCTGTGCTGCGGCCGTCAGCGCCGCCCGGACCGACCGCACCGACCGCAGGGTGATCGTCAACGTGCCCGGTGGCCCACTGTCGATCGAGTGGCGTGAAGCGGACGACCATGTCGTCATGACCGGCCCGGCCGAATGGGAATGGTCGGGAACCGTCGACCCTGCGACCGGCGCCTGGCAGCGCGATGAAACCCAACCGGGAACCGCCGAGGCCCGGGCGCTTTGA
- the mtaB gene encoding tRNA (N(6)-L-threonylcarbamoyladenosine(37)-C(2))-methylthiotransferase MtaB, protein MSGVEVITFGCRLNTYESEVMRAEAEKAGLNNAILVNTCAVTGEAVRQARQAIRRARRDNPHARIIVTGCAAQTEKETFAGMAEVDAVLGNEEKLKSASYRSLPDFGVSAEEKLRVNDIMSVRATAPQMVKHIDGHVRAFIQVQNGCDHRCTFCIIPYGRGNSRSVPMGAVVDQARRLVEGGYSEIVLTGVDATSYGADLPGTPTLGLLAKTLLKQVPDIRRLRLSSIDGIEADGHLFDLIADEARFMPHLHLSLQHGDDMILKRMKRRHSSADALAFTDKVRRLRPDISLGADMIAGFPTETEEMFENAVRLAKDCGIAHLHVFPYSPRPGTPAARMPQLDRALVKDRAARLRATGAALYARHLEGMVGSAQTLLVENNGLAHTENFTLVDAAGLKPRALVPVTITGHNGKHLTMQVKQMAAA, encoded by the coding sequence TTGAGCGGCGTCGAGGTCATAACCTTCGGCTGCCGTCTCAATACCTACGAATCCGAAGTGATGCGGGCGGAAGCCGAAAAGGCGGGGTTGAACAACGCCATCCTCGTCAACACCTGTGCGGTGACCGGCGAGGCCGTGCGCCAGGCGCGCCAGGCGATCCGCCGCGCCCGCCGCGACAACCCGCATGCCCGCATCATTGTCACCGGCTGCGCCGCCCAGACGGAGAAGGAAACCTTCGCCGGTATGGCCGAGGTCGACGCCGTGCTCGGCAACGAGGAGAAGCTGAAAAGCGCCTCCTACCGATCGCTGCCCGATTTCGGCGTCTCGGCGGAAGAAAAGCTGCGCGTCAACGACATCATGAGCGTGCGGGCCACAGCACCACAGATGGTCAAGCATATCGACGGTCACGTACGCGCCTTCATCCAGGTGCAGAACGGCTGCGATCACCGCTGTACCTTCTGCATCATCCCTTATGGACGCGGCAATTCCCGCTCGGTACCGATGGGTGCGGTGGTCGACCAGGCACGCAGGCTCGTCGAGGGCGGCTACAGCGAGATCGTGCTCACCGGCGTCGATGCGACGAGCTACGGCGCCGATCTGCCGGGAACCCCGACGCTGGGACTGTTGGCAAAGACGCTTCTCAAACAGGTGCCGGATATCCGCCGCCTGCGCCTTTCCTCGATCGACGGCATCGAGGCCGACGGCCATCTGTTCGATTTGATTGCCGACGAAGCGCGCTTCATGCCGCATCTGCATCTGTCGCTGCAGCATGGCGACGACATGATCCTGAAGCGCATGAAACGTCGCCATTCGAGCGCCGACGCCCTCGCCTTCACGGACAAGGTCCGGCGCTTGCGCCCCGATATCAGTCTCGGCGCCGACATGATCGCCGGCTTCCCGACGGAAACCGAAGAGATGTTTGAAAATGCCGTGCGGCTTGCCAAGGATTGCGGCATCGCCCATCTGCACGTCTTTCCCTATAGCCCCCGTCCCGGCACGCCGGCAGCGCGTATGCCGCAGCTTGACCGGGCGCTGGTCAAGGATCGCGCCGCCCGCCTTCGCGCGACGGGCGCGGCCCTTTATGCCCGCCATCTCGAAGGCATGGTCGGCAGCGCGCAGACGCTGCTGGTCGAAAACAACGGCCTCGCTCACACCGAAAACTTCACGCTCGTCGACGCCGCCGGCCTCAAACCCCGTGCGCTTGTGCCGGTCACGATCACCGGCCACAATGGCAAGCATCTGACGATGCAGGTAAAACAGATGGCTGCGGCCTGA
- the ftsY gene encoding signal recognition particle-docking protein FtsY has translation MAIGFIKKIFSFGKGTVEETKPQDAAPEADVAAAVPAEVPPAPEPVIPEAIAPVDVEIDEPVAEQSAAEEASEELLEPLSDIEALPLAVEDPILPAEIETAGGPASDEARNDENTSVSEDAVVPVDAAAEQGELSPTTQEALEAYAALQETAPEEPPVEPEDLAEQEEIAAVEDQPIGDDASDELAADAAPVEDVVEQDDSVFEAPVSEAAVPEEPVLGTPLPEAPAPEAVIAASLPKGFASAAERAQEEPVAAPQPKLTWYQRLRRGLARTSSQLTGQIASLFTKRKLDEATLQDLEDLLIQADLGVETAMRITDTLASERYGKDVSGEDVSRIMAGEITKVLSPVAKPLELDLSHKPHVILVVGVNGTGKTTTIGKLAAKLSGAGLKVMLAAGDTFRAAAIEQLKIWADRTKSDIVSSKLGADAAGLAYEAFQQAREKKADVLIIDTAGRLQNKAELMAELEKIVRVLGKLDPDAPHTVLQTLDATTGQNALQQVEIFRNVAGVSGLIMTKLDGTARGGILVAISAKHKLPVYFIGVGEGIDDLEPFEAKDFAEAIAGVAA, from the coding sequence ATGGCAATCGGTTTCATCAAGAAGATCTTCTCCTTCGGCAAGGGCACTGTCGAGGAAACCAAGCCGCAGGATGCCGCGCCGGAAGCGGACGTCGCAGCAGCGGTACCGGCCGAAGTGCCGCCGGCGCCGGAGCCCGTTATCCCCGAGGCGATCGCCCCGGTCGACGTAGAAATCGACGAGCCCGTTGCCGAGCAGTCCGCGGCCGAAGAAGCCTCTGAAGAACTGCTTGAGCCGCTGTCTGATATCGAAGCCCTGCCGCTTGCCGTCGAGGACCCGATCCTGCCGGCCGAGATCGAGACCGCGGGCGGACCGGCATCGGACGAGGCGCGCAACGACGAGAATACCTCTGTCAGCGAAGACGCGGTCGTGCCCGTGGATGCAGCGGCAGAACAGGGAGAACTGTCGCCCACAACGCAAGAGGCGCTTGAGGCCTACGCCGCGCTTCAGGAAACAGCACCGGAAGAGCCGCCTGTCGAGCCAGAGGATCTGGCCGAGCAGGAGGAAATCGCAGCCGTCGAAGATCAGCCGATCGGCGACGATGCGAGCGATGAACTGGCTGCAGATGCGGCACCTGTCGAGGATGTCGTCGAACAAGACGACAGTGTTTTCGAGGCGCCAGTTTCAGAGGCAGCGGTCCCCGAGGAGCCGGTCCTCGGAACGCCGCTGCCCGAAGCACCTGCCCCCGAAGCTGTTATTGCCGCCAGCCTGCCGAAGGGTTTTGCCAGCGCTGCCGAGCGCGCGCAGGAAGAGCCCGTTGCCGCGCCACAGCCCAAGCTTACCTGGTATCAGCGCCTGCGCCGCGGGCTTGCCCGCACCTCGTCGCAACTGACCGGCCAGATCGCCAGCCTCTTTACCAAGCGCAAGCTCGACGAGGCGACGCTGCAGGACCTGGAGGATCTGCTGATCCAGGCCGATCTCGGCGTCGAGACTGCCATGCGCATCACCGATACGCTCGCCTCCGAGCGCTACGGCAAGGACGTGTCCGGCGAGGACGTGTCGCGGATCATGGCCGGCGAAATCACCAAGGTGCTTTCGCCCGTCGCCAAGCCGCTGGAACTCGACCTCAGCCACAAGCCGCATGTCATCCTGGTCGTCGGCGTCAACGGCACGGGCAAGACCACGACGATCGGCAAGCTCGCGGCCAAGTTGTCGGGCGCCGGCCTCAAGGTGATGCTCGCCGCCGGCGACACCTTCCGCGCCGCCGCCATCGAGCAGCTGAAGATCTGGGCCGATCGCACCAAGTCCGACATCGTTTCATCGAAGCTCGGCGCCGATGCCGCCGGCCTTGCTTATGAGGCCTTCCAGCAGGCGCGCGAAAAGAAGGCCGACGTGCTGATCATCGACACCGCGGGTCGGCTGCAGAACAAGGCCGAGCTGATGGCCGAACTGGAAAAGATCGTGCGCGTGCTCGGCAAGCTCGACCCGGACGCACCGCACACGGTGCTGCAGACGCTTGACGCCACCACCGGCCAGAACGCGCTGCAGCAGGTGGAGATCTTCCGCAACGTCGCCGGCGTCAGCGGGCTGATCATGACCAAGCTCGACGGCACGGCCCGCGGCGGCATTCTCGTCGCCATCTCCGCCAAGCACAAGCTGCCGGTCTATTTCATCGGCGTCGGCGAAGGCATCGACGATCTCGAACCATTCGAGGCCAAGGATTTCGCCGAGGCGATCGCGGGCGTCGCCGCGTGA
- a CDS encoding septation protein A — MSTIEATKPQKEVSPLLKLVLELGPLMVFFFANSRGEWLAGHFPTLSELGGPIFIATGLFMAATAIALVVSWMLTRTLPMMPLISGIVVFVFGALTLWLQNDTFIKMKPTIVNTLFGTILLGGLLFGKSLLGYVFHSAFKLDEDGWRKLTVRWGIFFLVLAVLNEVIWRSFSTDFWVAFKVWGTMPITILFTLAQMPLIMKHSLDQDSAK; from the coding sequence ATGTCGACGATCGAGGCTACCAAGCCGCAGAAGGAAGTCAGCCCGCTGTTGAAGCTGGTGCTGGAGCTCGGACCCCTGATGGTCTTCTTCTTCGCCAATTCCCGCGGCGAGTGGCTGGCCGGACATTTCCCGACGCTCTCCGAACTCGGCGGCCCGATCTTCATCGCGACCGGCCTGTTCATGGCCGCCACCGCGATTGCGCTCGTGGTCTCCTGGATGCTGACGCGCACGCTGCCTATGATGCCACTGATCTCCGGCATCGTCGTCTTCGTCTTCGGCGCGCTGACCCTCTGGCTGCAGAACGATACCTTCATCAAGATGAAACCGACGATCGTCAACACGCTGTTCGGCACGATCCTGCTCGGCGGGCTTCTCTTCGGCAAGTCGTTGCTCGGCTACGTCTTCCACTCCGCCTTCAAGCTCGATGAAGACGGCTGGCGCAAGCTGACGGTGCGGTGGGGCATTTTCTTCCTGGTGCTGGCCGTACTCAACGAGGTCATCTGGCGTTCGTTCTCCACCGATTTCTGGGTGGCGTTCAAGGTCTGGGGCACGATGCCCATCACCATCCTGTTTACACTGGCGCAAATGCCGTTGATCATGAAGCATTCGCTGGATCAGGATAGCGCCAAGTGA
- a CDS encoding DUF2585 domain-containing protein translates to MSTAIDGNDSQNRRALLWFVACVGVLAIQVITQHLMGRIWICDCGYVKIFEPVVKSSGNSQHIADWYTPSHIIHGFLFYGLGHLLLRGKPLTAKLFLAMVIESAWEIAENTPMVIDRYRSATISLDYFGDSILNSTMDTLAMVAGFLFAARMPVWLTVLIAIGFELFTGWLIRDNLTLNVLMLVWPLDAIREWQAAI, encoded by the coding sequence GTGAGCACAGCCATCGACGGCAATGACAGTCAGAACCGGCGGGCGCTGCTCTGGTTCGTGGCCTGTGTCGGCGTTCTCGCGATCCAGGTCATCACCCAGCATCTGATGGGTCGCATCTGGATCTGCGACTGCGGCTACGTCAAAATCTTCGAACCCGTCGTCAAATCGAGCGGCAATTCCCAGCACATTGCTGACTGGTACACGCCGTCGCACATCATCCACGGCTTCCTGTTCTATGGCCTCGGCCACCTGCTTCTGCGCGGCAAGCCACTGACCGCCAAGCTGTTCCTGGCGATGGTCATCGAATCCGCCTGGGAGATCGCCGAAAACACCCCAATGGTGATCGACCGCTACCGCTCGGCGACGATCTCGCTCGACTATTTCGGCGACAGCATCCTCAATTCGACGATGGACACGCTGGCCATGGTCGCCGGCTTCCTGTTTGCCGCCCGCATGCCCGTCTGGCTGACCGTTTTGATCGCCATCGGCTTCGAACTCTTCACCGGCTGGCTGATCCGCGACAACCTCACCCTCAATGTGCTGATGCTGGTCTGGCCGCTGGATGCAATTCGCGAGTGGCAGGCGGCGATTTAA
- a CDS encoding DsbE family thiol:disulfide interchange protein gives MTSSPAPGSEERKPGALRVGLALLPLAIFAALAAIFWSQLNSGKDVSEIPSALIGTKAPMLDMSPLEGATRDGQPMPALTDAAIKGKLTLVNVWASWCVPCRQEHPFILELSKDERLTVVGINYKDQNENALRFLGELGNPFAAVGVDPRGKAAIDWGVYGIPESYLVGADGTILYKRVGPFDEKSVKEGLMPAIEKAAAGS, from the coding sequence ATGACAAGCAGCCCCGCACCCGGTAGCGAGGAGCGCAAGCCCGGAGCCCTGCGTGTCGGCCTTGCGCTGCTGCCGCTGGCGATCTTCGCGGCGCTTGCCGCCATCTTCTGGAGCCAGCTCAATTCCGGCAAGGATGTCAGCGAAATCCCCTCGGCGCTGATCGGCACCAAGGCGCCGATGCTCGACATGTCGCCGCTCGAAGGCGCGACCCGGGACGGCCAGCCGATGCCGGCGCTGACCGACGCTGCCATCAAGGGCAAGCTGACGCTGGTCAATGTCTGGGCTTCCTGGTGTGTGCCGTGCCGGCAGGAGCATCCGTTCATTCTCGAACTGTCGAAGGACGAGCGTCTGACGGTCGTCGGCATCAACTACAAGGACCAGAACGAAAACGCCCTCCGGTTCCTGGGCGAACTCGGCAATCCCTTTGCAGCCGTCGGTGTTGATCCGCGCGGCAAGGCGGCGATCGACTGGGGCGTCTACGGTATTCCCGAATCCTATCTCGTCGGCGCCGACGGCACGATCCTTTACAAGCGCGTCGGTCCGTTCGACGAGAAGAGCGTGAAGGAAGGGCTGATGCCGGCGATCGAGAAGGCTGCCGCTGGTTCTTGA
- the ccmD gene encoding heme exporter protein CcmD has product MMSHAAYVFASYGIATLTVVGLCLWVIADGRARQRELRELEAAGVRRRSAEAATGEPR; this is encoded by the coding sequence ATGATGAGCCACGCTGCCTATGTTTTTGCCAGCTACGGGATCGCGACGCTGACCGTCGTCGGCCTCTGTCTCTGGGTGATCGCCGACGGGCGCGCGCGCCAGCGTGAGCTGCGCGAACTCGAAGCGGCAGGGGTACGCCGGCGTTCGGCGGAAGCAGCAACCGGAGAGCCGCGATGA
- a CDS encoding heme ABC transporter permease: MSENSLAIRKFSDLANPTRFLALADRVLPWFAALTALFFVLGLWLSFTTEGDYQQGETVRIMYVHVPAAWLSMMCYSVMALAAIGTLVWRHPLADVSSRAAAPIGACFTFLALVTGSLWGKPMWGAWWVWDARLTSVFVLFLMYLGLMALNRAIDDPARSSRVSAVLVLVGFVNIPIIKFSVEWWNTLHQPASVLRLDGPTIDPEFLRPLVVMAIAFTLLFFTLHIAAMRNEIWRRRVTSLRRLAARSAGREV, from the coding sequence ATGAGCGAAAACAGCCTTGCTATCCGCAAATTCAGCGATCTCGCCAACCCGACGCGGTTTCTGGCGCTGGCCGATCGCGTCCTGCCGTGGTTTGCGGCGCTGACGGCGCTTTTCTTCGTCCTCGGCCTCTGGCTGTCGTTCACGACGGAAGGCGACTATCAGCAAGGCGAGACGGTGCGCATCATGTATGTGCATGTGCCGGCCGCCTGGCTGTCGATGATGTGTTACTCGGTGATGGCGCTCGCTGCCATTGGCACGCTCGTCTGGCGGCATCCGCTGGCCGACGTGTCGTCGCGGGCCGCAGCGCCGATCGGCGCCTGTTTCACCTTCCTGGCGCTCGTCACCGGCTCGCTGTGGGGCAAACCGATGTGGGGCGCCTGGTGGGTTTGGGATGCACGACTGACGTCGGTCTTCGTGCTGTTTCTGATGTATCTCGGGCTGATGGCGCTCAACCGCGCCATCGACGACCCGGCGCGTTCGTCGCGCGTCTCGGCCGTGCTGGTGCTGGTCGGCTTCGTCAACATTCCGATCATCAAGTTTTCGGTCGAATGGTGGAACACGCTGCATCAGCCGGCGAGCGTACTCAGGCTTGATGGCCCGACGATCGACCCGGAGTTTCTCCGCCCGCTCGTCGTCATGGCCATCGCCTTCACGCTTCTGTTCTTCACGCTGCACATCGCCGCCATGCGCAACGAGATCTGGCGCCGGCGTGTGACGTCGCTTCGCCGTCTGGCGGCCCGAAGTGCCGGCCGGGAGGTCTGA
- the ccmB gene encoding heme exporter protein CcmB — translation MIALFLRDLKLSIRAGGGAMIGVLFFMTVVAVIPFGVGPDLNLLARIGPAILWIGALLASLLGLDRLFQAEREDGSLDLMLMQETPLLATVFVKCAAHWAATGLPLVIAAPLLGLFMNMDELAIGATMLTLLVGTPAITFIGAVGAAVAVSLPRGGLLVSILVLPLAIPVLIFGVSAVYAAIEDPAPFLPPLMILMAITLFFAVIGPVAAAAALRHASD, via the coding sequence GTGATCGCGCTCTTCCTCCGCGACCTCAAGCTTTCCATCCGCGCCGGCGGCGGCGCGATGATCGGCGTTTTGTTCTTCATGACGGTCGTCGCCGTCATCCCCTTCGGTGTCGGCCCTGACCTTAATCTTCTCGCGCGGATCGGGCCTGCCATCCTGTGGATCGGGGCGCTGCTCGCGTCGCTGCTCGGTCTCGACCGGCTGTTCCAGGCGGAGCGCGAAGACGGGTCGCTCGATCTGATGCTGATGCAGGAAACGCCGCTGCTCGCCACCGTGTTCGTCAAATGCGCGGCCCACTGGGCCGCCACCGGCCTGCCGCTGGTGATCGCTGCACCGCTGCTCGGCCTGTTCATGAACATGGACGAGCTTGCAATCGGCGCCACCATGCTGACGCTGCTTGTCGGAACGCCGGCGATCACCTTCATCGGTGCCGTCGGTGCGGCCGTTGCCGTGTCGCTGCCGCGCGGTGGTCTGCTGGTGTCGATCCTGGTGCTGCCGCTTGCCATTCCGGTGCTGATCTTCGGCGTCAGCGCCGTCTATGCGGCGATCGAGGACCCGGCCCCGTTTCTGCCGCCCTTGATGATATTGATGGCAATCACCCTGTTTTTTGCCGTCATCGGGCCGGTTGCCGCCGCCGCGGCGCTTCGCCATGCGTCCGACTGA